Proteins from a genomic interval of Neodiprion lecontei isolate iyNeoLeco1 chromosome 2, iyNeoLeco1.1, whole genome shotgun sequence:
- the LOC107218150 gene encoding DCN1-like protein 3: MGNCLSCFKVPSPPSAHIQQISSEHKDETMELGDLFPPTGCLQTSPLTAIETHTNGNSKSGLGALSTFNKVGSDNCGSLPMTHNNLRTSRGTYARIPPLDRPKTSLGLNLTVDCKQQKDSSESKLNALFDMYKDPHEDIILADGIERLCEDLQLSPDEFKVLVLAWKLNAEQMCQFARQEFITGLKEMHVDSIRGIQARLPEIVQELTEDGELFKDLYRFTFRFGLDVGSGQRILPADMALVLWRLVFTIREPPLLVRWLKFLECHQHVRGIPRDTWNMFLNFAESIGDDLSAYDDTEAWPSLIDDFVEYENDQMNQNITKDDIIMKDNVDKE, from the exons ATGGGAAACTGTCTCTCGTGTTTCAAGGTGCCATCCCCACCGTCTGCACACATTCAACAAATTTCTTCGGAGCACAAAGACG AAACTATGGAACTTGGGGATCTTTTTCCACCAACAGGTTGCCTTCAAACAAGCCCTTTGACAGCCATAGAGACTCACACAAACGGCAACAGCAAATCTGGTTTGGGCGCCTTGTCAACATTTAACAAAGTTGGTTCAGATAACTGTGGATCGCTTCCTATGACTCATAATAATCTGCGAACATCCAGAGGAACTTATGCAAGAATTCCACCTCTGGACAGACCTAAAACAAGTTTAGGACTCAATTTAACTGTAGACTGTAAACAGCAGAAAGACTCTTCCGAAAGCAAGTTGAATGCTCTCTTTGATATGTACAAG gaTCCACATGAAGATATTATTTTGGCCGACGGCATAGAAAGGCTTTGTGAAGACTTACAACTCTCTCCCGACGAATTCAAAGTACTAGTCTTGGCATGGAAATTAAATGCTGAACAAATGTGTCAATTTGCTCGTCAGGAATTTATCACTGGCCTTAAGGAAATGCACGTTGATAGTATACGTGGTATTCAGGCTCGTTTGCCCGAAATCGTTCAAGAATTGACGGAGGATGGAGAATTATTCAAAGATTTGTATCGATTCACGTTCAGATTTGGCTTGGATGTTGGATCCGGCCAGAGAATTTTACCAGCTGACATGGCACTCGTTTTGTGGAGGCTTGTGTTCACTATTCGTGAACCACCACTGCTCGTTAGGTGGTTGAAGTTTCTCGAATGTCACCAACATGTACGAGGTATTCCAAGAGATACCTGGAATATGTTTCTTAATTTTGCCGAAAGTATTGGCGATGATCTCAGTGCTTACGACGATACTGAAGCTTGGCCAAGTTTGATTGATGATTTTGTGGAGTACGAAAATGATCAGATGAACCAGAACATTACCAAGGATGATATTATAATGAAAGATAATGTTGATAAGGAGTAG
- the LOC107218151 gene encoding coiled-coil domain-containing protein 40 — protein MSVTLVLSRRQPNEAGTAGNFTAIKFLTMCDPNLGALPSPVSEQRSSYKPRFLDKDEKMPSDSLNEPSTKVNSKLWKYTPPAEPPSILDPDDPLMKRFQESLKAHLSRINNKLNEEIFDLEAAIKKAKDVREQEGLKLYSAQEEISRQQSAIENYQATLVEVIQMREEKETQICIVKDVHKEAYQKLRDEKAKEEEIIRELESLSSLERQFREWENEISSNLTVSKRMSEKDAMDQKELIRKKQQEDYILFKIMSEVWKIESEIKILNEQAELKEKEKGTLSQTITDANADLDALQREYKNLFNTWNNIVANISQRNQIYSEISDERQQIRESFRTLQTGIDKLKKEANKEMENNERLTSVQSRIEEEIQINSKTNAIEKEKITHLESQFTKIAKLVEQNNAEFNEIQSDYRHYRNMEKLLQKDIEKLASQKVQIEEQILAKLEEKVAHDKVARYLNKLLRNLKCATREQELAVVQAENNYGKTLLDIEKLRGLLENNKSELEELVNINSVKEKEIDVTQSEIKKYDSIIIRKQRDIEIVNKRIEEALENTGGEEISPLDLKILTLEKNIEETEQMNQKLQLHWLRQEGYMVNLTQQRNVQTQEMSLLAKQITIMEQKNLKLETELGLQRKEELNMGRVINNYQQKLVDLNARLAMQKDYKDFLEDTNYVTKNECLVSLEELEMNIIRLKNDIEQLEDEKLSAKERLITLQRESLSWEKKVQLAQETNKNIKDERGCFGDVGIMKSEIQRMQIRLSHLRKAQEKLIQDMEHCVSRRDAIVDGAMAKEKRNPKGQHNQRTIFQKRLTDQRLKIKQIAKETKQIDNQISELEEVQRTVLEQLNKEQERLRLIEDSIPDIEKKITEAEIIKQHNLEILIRKQHKVKMYQDVHSGRHKMLHKSESLLDAELLKQRVMNADLKEILEQTQSDFPLLKDVTRKILLTLQTP, from the exons ATGTCAGTCACCCTGGTTCTTTCAAGACGACAACCTAACG AAGCTGGTACAGCAGGAAATTTTACcgcaatcaaatttttaacaatgtgCGACCCAAACTTGGGGGCTTTACCATCGCCGGTCAGCGAACAGAGATCCAGTTATAAACCGAGATTTTTGGACAAAGATGAGAAGATGCCTTCAGATTCTTTGAATGAACCTTCTACAAAAGTAAACTCTAAATTATGGAAATATACTCCACCTGCAGAGCCGCCATCAATTCTTGATCCTGATGATCCGTTGATGAAGCGATTCCAAGAGTCCCTCAAGGCCCACTTGTCtcgtattaataataaattgaacgaagaaatcttcgatctT GAGGCAGCAATAAAAAAAGCGAAAGACGTTCGAGAACAAGAAGGACTCAAATTGTACAGTGCGCAGGAAGAAATATCTCGGCAGCAATCAGCAATCGAGAACTATCAGGCTACATTAGTAGAGGTGATACAGATGCGCGAAGAAAAGGAAACACAAATATGTATAGTGAAAGATGTGCATAAGGAAGCGTACCAGAAATTGCGAGATGAGAAGGCAAAGGAGGAAGAAATCATTCGGGAACTGGAGAGTTTGTCTTCCCTAGAACGCCAGTTCAGGGAATgggaaaatgaaatatctaGTAATCTGACAGTATCGAAAAGAATGTCTGAAAAAGATGCAATGGATCAAAAAGAATTGATTCGCAAGAAGCAGCAGGAGGATTATATTCTGTTTAAAATAATGTCAGAAGTGTGGAAGATCGaatcagaaataaaaatcttaaatGAGCAAGCTGaactaaaagaaaaagagaaaggtACGCTCAGTCAAACTATCACCGATGCCAATGCTGATCTTGATGCATTGCAAcgagaatataaaaatctgtTCAACACATGGAATAACATTGTTGCTAATATCTCTCAAAGAAATCAGATTTACAGCGAAATTTCTGATGAGAGACA ACAAATCCGAGAATCGTTTCGAACATTACAAACTGGAATAGataaattgaagaaagaaGCCAACAAAGAAATGGAGAATAACGAAAGGCTAACATCTGTTCAATCGAGAATAGAAGAAGAGATTCAGATCAATTCAAAAACAAACGCCATTGAAAAGGAGAAGATTACTCATCTTGAATCACAGTTTACAAAAATAGCTAAACTGGTCGAGCAGAATAACGCAGAATTCAACGAAATTCAAAGT gaTTACCGACATTATCGCAACATGGAAAAACTGTTGCaaaaagatattgaaaaattagcTAGCCAAAAAGTTCAAATAGAGGAGCAGATTTTGGCCAAACTGGAAGAAAAAGTGGCACACGACAAAGTTGCTCGATACCTGAATaaacttttacgaaatttaAAGTGCGCGACTCGGGAACAGGAATTGGCTGTAGTACAGGctgaaaataattatggaaaaacATTGCTGGATATTGAGAAGTTACGAGGTCTATTGGAAAACAATAAATCAGAGTTGGAAGAACTTGTTAATATTAACagtgtgaaagaaaaagaaattgatgtGACACAAtcagagataaaaaaatacgacTCCATTATTATAAGAAAACAAAGAGATATTGAAATTGTGAACAAACGAATTGAAGAAGCTCTAGAAAATACAGGGGGAGAAGAAATCAGTCCACTTGATTTGAAGATACTAACGTTAGAAAAGAATATAGAGGAGACAGAGCAGATGAATCAAAAACTACAGTTACACTGGCTAAGGCAGGAAGGGTATATGGTAAACCTTACTCAGCAGAGGAATGTTCAGACGCAAGAGATGAGCTTGTTGGCTAAACAGATAACAATAATGGAGcaaaagaatttgaaactcgagACTGAGCTTGGACTGCAACGAAAAGAAGAGCTTAATATGGGCAGAGTTATAAATAACTATCAACAGAAATTAGTGGACCTTAATGCACGACTGGCAATGCAAAAGGATTACAAGGACTTCTTGGAAGACACGAATTACGTAACGAAGAATGAGTGCTTGGTATCACTGGAAGAGTTAGAAATGAATATCATTAGATTAAAGAATGATATAGAGCAAttggaagatgaaaaattgagtgCCAAAGAACGGTTGATCACTTTACAGCGGGAGAGTCTATCTTGGGAAAAGAAG GTACAATTAGCGCAAGAGACCAACAAGAATATTAAAGACGAACGAGGCTGCTTCGGTGATGTGGGAATAATGAAAAGTGAAATCCAAAGAATGCAAATTAGACTTTCGCATCTTAGAAAGGCTCAGGAAAAGTTGATTCAAGATATGGAACACTGCGTTTCTCGAAGAGATGCAATTGTTGACGGAGCAATGgcgaaagagaaaagaaatcctAAAGGACAACACAATCAGAgaaccatttttcaaaaacgtcTGACCGATCAAAGActgaaaatcaaacaaatagCAAAA GAAACGAAGCAGATAGACAATCAAATATCTGAACTGGAAGAAGTGCAGAGGACAGTGTTAGAGCAGTTGAATAAGGAACAAGAAAGGCTCAGGTTAATCGAAGATTCTATTCCAGACATTGAAAAGAAGATAACTGAAgctgaaattataaaacagCAT AATTTGGAGATTCTAATACGGAAACAGCACAAAGTGAAAATGTACCAAGACGTCCACAGCGGACGGCACAAGATGCTGCACAAATCTGAATCACTTTTAGATGCGGAATTGTTGAAACAGCGTGTGATGAATGCagatttgaaagaaatattgGAACAAACGCAAAGTGATTTTCCACTGTTGAAAGATGTGACACGAAAAATACTACTGACACTTCAAACACCGTAA
- the LOC107218149 gene encoding tyrosine--tRNA ligase, mitochondrial encodes MSIRRHLWRLCTACRHDLKNIRTYKTYKSRNVLRLYDRGMFQDIFPDTSAGEVIDLLNASSQTVYAGFDPTADSLHVGNLLVLMNLLHWQRSGHQVIALVGGATGQIGDPSHRKSARTEMEQVLINENIKGISRNIRTIFKNHEELFWEEKKTVKPVMIVNNIEWYKDINALDFLRSVGRYFRLGTMLSKTSVQTRLNSETGMSFAEFSYQVLQGYDWFHLLEKYNCRFQIGGSDQMGNIDAGFDLIGRATDKRVFGLTLPLITTESGEKFGKSAGNAIWLSENKSSSFQLYQFFIRTKDSDVHQLLKFFTFIPLGRISEIMVAHKKNPEQRTAQKILAEHVTRLVHGEAGLKTAQQTTSILYDKSIESLSSLSADEMVSAFQGATLIEILPEPGLTVLQLSLKANCFPDETNAIRIITAGGFYINHQRIQNIEEIITPGVHIMPNNLTMIRVGKKTYYIVKWIS; translated from the exons ATGAGTATAAGGAGGCATTTATGGAGGTTATGCACAGCCTGTAGGCACGATTTAAAGAACATTAGaacgtacaaaacgtacaaaAGTAGAAACGTTTTAAGACTTTACGATAGAGGAATGTTTCAGGATATTTTTCCAGACACTTCGGC AGGAGAAGTCATTGATCTCCTGAATGCGTCGTCGCAGACGGTATACGCTGGGTTTGACCCAACGGCGGACAGTTTGCACGTTGGAAATCTATTGGTATTGATGAATCTTCTACACTGGCAAAGATCTGGCCATCAAGTAATAGCTCTAGTAGGTGGAGCTACGGGACAGATAGGAGATCCGAGTCACAGAAAGTCAGCGCGTACTGAAATGGAACAGGTCCTAATAAATGAGAACATAAAAGGAATATCAAGAAACATTAGAAcgatatttaaaaatcatGAGGAACTTTTttgggaggaaaaaaagactGTGAAACCTGTTATGATTGTCAACAATATAGAATGGTACAAGGACATAAATGCGCTTGATTTTCTAAGAAGTGTTGGAAGGTATTTCAGACTCGGTACAATGCTTAGTAAAACATCTGTACAGACGAGACTAAATTCAGAAACAGGAATGAGCTTTGCTGAGTTCTCTTACCAGGTGCTCCAAGGCTACGACTGGTTCCATCTATTAGAAAAGTACAATTGTAGATTTCAAATTGGCGGTAGCGATCAAATGGGTAACATCGATGCTGGGTTTGATTTGATTGGCAGAGCAACTGACAAAAGGGTATTTGGTCTGACGCTTCCATTAATCACCACAGAAAGTGGCGAAAAGTTTGGCAAATCGGCTGGTAATGCTATATGGTTATCGGAGAATAAGTCATCGAGTTTTCAACTCTACCAATTCTTCATACGCACCAAAGATTCGGACGTTCATCAATTGCTGAAATTCTTCACTTTCATCCCATTGGGACGTATTTCAGAAATTATGGTTGCCCACAAAAAAAATCCCGAACAACGTACAGCACAAAAAATACTAGCTGAACATGTTACTCGATTGGTGCATGGAG AAGCGGGCTTGAAAACAGCACAGCAAACCACATCCATACTTTATGATAAGTCGATCGAAAGTTTGTCCAGTCTCAGTGCCGATGAGATGGTCAGCGCATTTCAAGGGGCAACTTTAATAGAAATATTGCCTGAGCCAGGCTTGACCGTGCTGCAACTTAGTTTGAAAGCAAATTGTTTCCCGGATGAAACTAATGCAATAAGAATTATTACCGCTGGTGGTTTTTACATCAATCATCAAAGGATTCAAAATATCGAAGAAATAATCACCCCTGGTGTTCATATCATGCCAAATAATTTAACGATGATTAGGGTAGGAAAGAAAACGTATTACATTGTGAAATGGATCTCATAA
- the LOC107218152 gene encoding eukaryotic peptide chain release factor GTP-binding subunit ERF3A isoform X1 yields the protein MANSVAPDSWEQQADSGDNANGQDKSLESKFSTLNVNAAEFVPSFCIPSSETSSAGDSPNATVPDTSHGGSSVAVPPDPAGTLVEEPPAGGGAPPSPNATNAKNASPEHQPADSWEEAAVDADPLLTPENEEAEIDEDEETVVKILKKKPVKITEDTKSKKEHVNVVFIGHVDAGKSTIGGQIMALTGMVDKRTLEKYEREAKERSRETWYLSWALDTNQEEREKGKTVEVGRAYFETERKHFTILDAPGHKSFVPNMIGGAAQADLAVLVISARKGEFETGFDRGGQTREHAMLAKTAGVKHLVVLVNKMDDPTVEWDEGRYNECRDKILPYLRKLGFNPAKDLTFMPVSGQLGIGLKDPIPAELCTWYKGEAFIPFIDQLPSLNRKSNGPFIMPIVDKYKDMGTVVMGKVEAGEAKKGHSLLVMPNRTAVTVDQLWSDDEEVTSVGPGENVKIKLKGIEEEDVSPGFVLCDSNNPIKTGKIFDAQVVILEHKSIICAGYSAVMHIHCAAEEVSVKALICLVDKKSGEKSKTRPRFVKQDQVAIMRIECAGVICLEQFKLFPQMGRFTLRDENKTIAIGKVLKVVE from the exons ATGGCGAACAGCGTAGCACCAGACTCGTGGGAGCAGCAGGCGGACAGCGGGGATAATGCGAACGGTCAGGATAAATCGTTGGAGAGTAAATTCTCAACGTTGAATGTAAACGCCGCTGAATTCGTGCCTTCCTTCTGCATACCATCCTCGGAAACGAGCTCGGCAGGCGACAGCCCCAACGCCACCGTTCCTGACACCAGCCACG GAGGAAGCTCTGTCGCCGTTCCACCTGATCCGGCTGGTACTTTAGTCGAGGAACCGCCTGCTGGGGGAGGGGCACCACCTTCACCTAACGCAACAAACGCCAAGAATGCCAGTCCTGAACATCAGCCGGCTGATTCTTGGGAGGAAGCAGCCGTTGATGCCGACCCGTTATTAACACCTGAGAATGAAGAG GCTGAAATTGACGAGGATGAAGAGACGGTGgtaaaaatactgaaaaagaAGCCAGTCAAAATAACGGAAGATacaaaaagcaaaaaagaacACGTCAATGTTGTCTTCATTGGACATGTCG ATGCCGGGAAGTCAACCATCGGCGGACAAATCATGGCATTAACAGGTATGGTCGACAAAAGAACATTGGAAAAGTATGAAAGAGAAGCTAAGGAAAGGAGCAGAGAAACGTGGTACCTCAGTTGGGCGCTGGATACCAAccaggaagagagagagaaaggaaaaactGTCGAGGTTGGCCGGGCGTATTTTGAGACTGAAAGAAAGCACTTTACAATTTTGGATGCGCCAGGACACAAAAGTTTTGTACCAAACATGATCGGTGGTGCTGCTCAGGCTGATTTAGCCGTCCTTGTAATTTCTGCGAGAAAaggtgaatttgaaactgGATTTGACAGAGGGGGACAAACGAGAGAACATGCCATGCTGGCCAAAACTGCTGGCGTCAAACATCTGGTAGTATTAGTTAATAAAATGGATGACCCTACGGTGGAATGGGACGAGGGAAGATACAACGAATGCAG AGATAAAATCTTACCCTACCTTCGTAAACTGGGATTCAACCCAGCGAAAGACTTGACCTTTATGCCGGTATCGGGCCAACTAGGAATCGGCTTAAAAGATCCAATCCCTGCGGAGCTCTGTACTTGGTACAAGGGTGAAGCGTTCATACCATTCATTGACCAACTACCATCCCTTAATCGTAAGAGTAACGGACCATTTATTATGCCAATTGTTGATAAATACAAAGATATGGGTACGGTCGTAATGGGTAAAGTGGAGGCTGGAGAAGCAAAGAAGGGACATTCCCTTCTGGTCATGCCTAATCGA ACGGCAGTAACGGTAGACCAATTGTGGTCGGACGATGAAGAAGTAACGTCGGTTGGTCCTGGTGAAAATGTAAAGATTAAGCTAAAGGGTATTGAGGAAGAAGACGTGAGTCCCGGTTTTGTTCTATGCGACAGTAATAATCCGATCAAAacgggaaaaatttttgacgcCCAAGTTGTCATCCTGGAGCACAAAAGCATCATTTGTGCCGGTTACAGTGCTGTAATGCACATTCACTGCGCAGCGGAAGAAGTCAGTGTGAAAGCGCTCATATGTTTGGTGGACAAAAAATCTGGTGAGAAAAGTAAAACGCGACCGAGGTTCGTCAAACAAGATCAAGTGGCCATCATGAGAATTGAGTGTGCCGGAGTTATTTGCCTTGAACAGTTTAAACTGTTTCCCCAAATGGGTCGGTTCACTCTTAGGGACGAAA aCAAAACTATTGCTATTGGTAAGGTGCTGAAGGTGGTTGAGTAA
- the LOC107218152 gene encoding eukaryotic peptide chain release factor GTP-binding subunit ERF3A isoform X2, with protein sequence MANSVAPDSWEQQADSGDNANGGSSVAVPPDPAGTLVEEPPAGGGAPPSPNATNAKNASPEHQPADSWEEAAVDADPLLTPENEEAEIDEDEETVVKILKKKPVKITEDTKSKKEHVNVVFIGHVDAGKSTIGGQIMALTGMVDKRTLEKYEREAKERSRETWYLSWALDTNQEEREKGKTVEVGRAYFETERKHFTILDAPGHKSFVPNMIGGAAQADLAVLVISARKGEFETGFDRGGQTREHAMLAKTAGVKHLVVLVNKMDDPTVEWDEGRYNECRDKILPYLRKLGFNPAKDLTFMPVSGQLGIGLKDPIPAELCTWYKGEAFIPFIDQLPSLNRKSNGPFIMPIVDKYKDMGTVVMGKVEAGEAKKGHSLLVMPNRTAVTVDQLWSDDEEVTSVGPGENVKIKLKGIEEEDVSPGFVLCDSNNPIKTGKIFDAQVVILEHKSIICAGYSAVMHIHCAAEEVSVKALICLVDKKSGEKSKTRPRFVKQDQVAIMRIECAGVICLEQFKLFPQMGRFTLRDENKTIAIGKVLKVVE encoded by the exons ATGGCGAACAGCGTAGCACCAGACTCGTGGGAGCAGCAGGCGGACAGCGGGGATAATGCGAACG GAGGAAGCTCTGTCGCCGTTCCACCTGATCCGGCTGGTACTTTAGTCGAGGAACCGCCTGCTGGGGGAGGGGCACCACCTTCACCTAACGCAACAAACGCCAAGAATGCCAGTCCTGAACATCAGCCGGCTGATTCTTGGGAGGAAGCAGCCGTTGATGCCGACCCGTTATTAACACCTGAGAATGAAGAG GCTGAAATTGACGAGGATGAAGAGACGGTGgtaaaaatactgaaaaagaAGCCAGTCAAAATAACGGAAGATacaaaaagcaaaaaagaacACGTCAATGTTGTCTTCATTGGACATGTCG ATGCCGGGAAGTCAACCATCGGCGGACAAATCATGGCATTAACAGGTATGGTCGACAAAAGAACATTGGAAAAGTATGAAAGAGAAGCTAAGGAAAGGAGCAGAGAAACGTGGTACCTCAGTTGGGCGCTGGATACCAAccaggaagagagagagaaaggaaaaactGTCGAGGTTGGCCGGGCGTATTTTGAGACTGAAAGAAAGCACTTTACAATTTTGGATGCGCCAGGACACAAAAGTTTTGTACCAAACATGATCGGTGGTGCTGCTCAGGCTGATTTAGCCGTCCTTGTAATTTCTGCGAGAAAaggtgaatttgaaactgGATTTGACAGAGGGGGACAAACGAGAGAACATGCCATGCTGGCCAAAACTGCTGGCGTCAAACATCTGGTAGTATTAGTTAATAAAATGGATGACCCTACGGTGGAATGGGACGAGGGAAGATACAACGAATGCAG AGATAAAATCTTACCCTACCTTCGTAAACTGGGATTCAACCCAGCGAAAGACTTGACCTTTATGCCGGTATCGGGCCAACTAGGAATCGGCTTAAAAGATCCAATCCCTGCGGAGCTCTGTACTTGGTACAAGGGTGAAGCGTTCATACCATTCATTGACCAACTACCATCCCTTAATCGTAAGAGTAACGGACCATTTATTATGCCAATTGTTGATAAATACAAAGATATGGGTACGGTCGTAATGGGTAAAGTGGAGGCTGGAGAAGCAAAGAAGGGACATTCCCTTCTGGTCATGCCTAATCGA ACGGCAGTAACGGTAGACCAATTGTGGTCGGACGATGAAGAAGTAACGTCGGTTGGTCCTGGTGAAAATGTAAAGATTAAGCTAAAGGGTATTGAGGAAGAAGACGTGAGTCCCGGTTTTGTTCTATGCGACAGTAATAATCCGATCAAAacgggaaaaatttttgacgcCCAAGTTGTCATCCTGGAGCACAAAAGCATCATTTGTGCCGGTTACAGTGCTGTAATGCACATTCACTGCGCAGCGGAAGAAGTCAGTGTGAAAGCGCTCATATGTTTGGTGGACAAAAAATCTGGTGAGAAAAGTAAAACGCGACCGAGGTTCGTCAAACAAGATCAAGTGGCCATCATGAGAATTGAGTGTGCCGGAGTTATTTGCCTTGAACAGTTTAAACTGTTTCCCCAAATGGGTCGGTTCACTCTTAGGGACGAAA aCAAAACTATTGCTATTGGTAAGGTGCTGAAGGTGGTTGAGTAA